In Buchananella sp. 14KM1171, the genomic stretch CTCCTCCTCGCCGGCGGGGCGAACCGGGCCGCCGTAAATCTCATCCACCTGGGCGGCGAAGCGGGCGATGACCTCCGCGCGCTTGACCTTCAGGGAGGGGGTGAGCAGGCCGTTGGCCTCGGTGAAGTCCGTGGTGAGGACCTTGATCTTGCGGATCGCCTCCGCGCGCGAGACGTGCCTGTTGGCGCGCTCCACTGCGCGGTCCAGGGCGGCCAGCACCTCCGGGTGGGTAGCGGCCTCCGTGACCGGCATGGCGGGCAGGGCGTGGTTCTTCAGCCAGCCCGGCAGCATCTCCTCATCCAGGGTCACCAGGGCGGCGACGAACGGACGCTGGTCGCCCACCACCACGACCTGGCTGATCAGCGGGTGGCCGCGCAGCGGGTCCTCCAGGGCCGCCGGGGCCACGTTCTTGCCGCCCGCCGTGACGATGATTTCCTTGGCGCGGCCCGTAATGCGCACGTAGCCGTCGGAGTCCAGAGAGCCCAGGTCGCCCGTGCGGAACCAGCCGTCCTCGGTGAACGCGGCCGCCGTGGCCTCCGGGGCGTTGTGGTAGCCCTGGAACACCGAGGGGCCCTTGATGAGGATCTCGCCGTCGTCACTAATGCGCACCTGCAGCGGCGGCAGCGCCGGACCCACCGTGCCGATCTTGGAAAGCGTGGGCGTGTTCACCGACAGCGGGCCCACCGTCTCCGTCAGCCCGTAGCCCTCCAAGACCGGCAAGCCCAAGCCCGTGTAGAAGTGCGCCAGACGCGTGGACAGCGGCGCACCACCGGAGATGATGAAGCCCGCGTTGCCGCCCACCAGGGCACGGATCTTGGCGTACACCAGGCGGTCGGCGATGGCACGCTGGAGCCGCAAGGAAGCAGGGGCCGGGCCCTTCTCCAGCGCCCGCGAGTACGCGATCGCCACCTTGGCCGACCAACGGAACAGCTTCTGCTTCAACCCGCCACCGGTCTTCGCGTCGGCCGAGTTGTAGATCTTCTCCAGCACCCGCGGCACCGCCAGCAGGTAGGAGGGCTTGAAGGTGGCCAGGTCCGCCAATAGGTTCTTGGTGTCCGGGGTGTGGCCCAAGATGCCCTCGCCGGAGAGCTGGAAGACCTGCAAGAAGCGGGCGAACACATGCGCCAGCGGGAGGAACAGCAGCAGGCGCGAGTCCTGCCCCATCGCCACCTCCGGCATCCACGCGTGGGAGTTGACCGCCAGGTCCGTGAAGTTACCGTGCGTAATCACCGTGCCCTTGGGGCGGCCCGTGGTGCCCGACGTGTAGACGATCGTCGCCAGGCTCGCCGTGGTCAGCGCGGCGGTGCGCTCCGCGACGGCGCCGGGCGGAACGTCGGCCCCCATCGCCTGAATCTGGTCAATCGCGTCCGTGTCCAGGGAGAACAGGTGCGCCTGCGGCAGCCCGGCGGCCTGGCAGGCGGCGCGCGCCAACTCCAGCTGCGTGGTGGTCTCCGTAACCACGGCGCGCACGTCCGCGTCCCGCACGATGTACTCGATCTGCTCCCCCGACGAGGTCTCATAGATCGGCACCGGCACCAGGCCCGCCGCCCAACACGAGTAGTCCAGGAGTGTCCACTCGTAGCGGGTGCGCGACATGATCGCCACCCGCGCCCCCGCCTCCAGGCCCAGCCCGATCAGGCCGGCTGCCGTGCACTCCACCTCCTCACTGAACTGCGCGGCCGTGAGGTAACGCCAGTTCGTGCCCAGCGCGTCCTTCACCGCCAGCAGCGGGCGGTCCGCGCTGCGCTCCACGCGCGCCGCCAACAGCGAGGGGATCGTGGTGCGCTCGGTGACCTCCACCAGGCGCGGGGCAGTCCACTGGATCACGCGGCCGTCGGCGGCGCGGGTCGGTTCGCCGACGTTCCCGCGCGGCCCCTGCGCGCGTTGGGGGTTTGCGGCGGGGTGGGGCGCGGCAGGGGCGGGGGTGGGTGTGCCGGGGGTGGGGTGATCGCCCGAGGTGGGGGTGGTGGCCGGGCGGTCGGCGGGGTTGCTGGCGGGTTGGCTGGCGGGTTGGCTGGCGGGGGCCGGGTTCATTCTTGAGTCCTTAGTTTGTGGGGCGCGGCAAGCTACTGATAGCGGGCCGCTATGCACCTTACTCCCGTGAGTGGGCGAGGTGGGGGACTCAGGAACGTGGGCGGGAAATGGCGGCTGGCGCATTGGGACCCCAATTCATTCCAAATTTGGACCACCTAGACCTTATGCACTCGACCTAGACCTTGCGTGGTGCTCTACGGTCTAGGTCGGCTGCACAAGGTCTAGGCCGTACGAATTTGAACCACCCGGTGCGTCCCTGCAGGGATGGGGTGCACCCCACGAAAGGCGCTGCCTCCACGCAGTCCGGCTCTCACGGGCCGAGCAACGCCAGGGGCACTACAGCGACTCCATCCGGGCGGCGGTAGGCGACTGGGCCTGTGTTGACAACCATCAGATCAACTACGCGACCAGGCATCTGCTCACGCAACCACAACAGGTGACGAACGTCAGCATCGGTAACGGCACCAGAGAGCTTCACCTCAACCCCGATCACCTGTCCCTCTGCCCCCTCGACGATCAAGTCGACTTCCCGATCTCCTCCAAACAGGCGAAGGTGCGCGACAGTCGCTTCTGCGGCCTGCGCCATTACACGCACTCCCAAAGCAACTAGCGACTCAAAGAGCGGTCCCACCATGTGCGCTCCACCTGCAGAGACCAACGTCGCCTCAGTCAGGCCTAACAGCCTTACCGCTAGGGCAGGGTCGGCAAGCTGATGCTTTGGCCCCTGCTGTAGGCGCTTGAACGGATTGTTGCTAGGCAGCCAGCCCGGGATGGGATCGAGAAGCCATAGTCGTGCCAGGTGCTCCCTGTAATGCTCGGTTGTGGCCTTGGAGGGTTGACTCCCATCCCCGCCGGTGGTTGCGTCAAGAATCTTTG encodes the following:
- a CDS encoding AMP-dependent synthetase/ligase, which produces MNPAPASQPASQPASNPADRPATTPTSGDHPTPGTPTPAPAAPHPAANPQRAQGPRGNVGEPTRAADGRVIQWTAPRLVEVTERTTIPSLLAARVERSADRPLLAVKDALGTNWRYLTAAQFSEEVECTAAGLIGLGLEAGARVAIMSRTRYEWTLLDYSCWAAGLVPVPIYETSSGEQIEYIVRDADVRAVVTETTTQLELARAACQAAGLPQAHLFSLDTDAIDQIQAMGADVPPGAVAERTAALTTASLATIVYTSGTTGRPKGTVITHGNFTDLAVNSHAWMPEVAMGQDSRLLLFLPLAHVFARFLQVFQLSGEGILGHTPDTKNLLADLATFKPSYLLAVPRVLEKIYNSADAKTGGGLKQKLFRWSAKVAIAYSRALEKGPAPASLRLQRAIADRLVYAKIRALVGGNAGFIISGGAPLSTRLAHFYTGLGLPVLEGYGLTETVGPLSVNTPTLSKIGTVGPALPPLQVRISDDGEILIKGPSVFQGYHNAPEATAAAFTEDGWFRTGDLGSLDSDGYVRITGRAKEIIVTAGGKNVAPAALEDPLRGHPLISQVVVVGDQRPFVAALVTLDEEMLPGWLKNHALPAMPVTEAATHPEVLAALDRAVERANRHVSRAEAIRKIKVLTTDFTEANGLLTPSLKVKRAEVIARFAAQVDEIYGGPVRPAGEEE